The window ATGCGCTGGCGGTTGAACCGGCACTGAAAGAAATTGTAAACAGGGAACGTAGGCCAAATAGAAATTAAAAACAATCCTTAAGAAATCATGAAAATCACCAGACAGTTAATTTCCTTAATCCTGCTTACGCTTATGGCTTTCCATGCCACTGCCCAAAAAAGACTTAAGCCAGATAGAGAAGCTTATCATTGGTTTTCTTTTAAGTGGTACAGCGATTCCGTAAGTGGAAAGTACTTTGATAAGCTGGCTGTATTGTTGCCAGTTAAAATCGATACAATCAAGGCAAATTTTGTTGCCCAGTTTGACCTCGGGGCAAATGAGACCGTTTTGTACGGTAATGATCTGAAAAATTATTTCCCAAGCCAGCAATACCTGTACAGCCTGTTAGATACGAGCCATAAGGCAACCTCTGATGGCGGTCTTGTTAGTTATCCTTCAAAAAAAATAACCCTGCATATTGGCTCTTACCAGACAAAAGATTTTTTTGTTTTTGATAAATACGGAGATGGAATTCCAAAGGATTCTTTGTACACGCCTTCTCTAAAGCATATTGGGACAATTGGTGCCAGTTTTACAAAAAACAAAGTACTGGTGATGGATTTTCCCAATAAGAGAATGTGCTTACTGGATAGTATAACCAGGTATTGGGCGTCTAAAGCTTCGTTTGTTGATTGCAGGTTGAAGAATGGCCGGATACAATTGCCATTTACGATTAACGGACAGCAACACTGGATGATGTTCGATACCGGAGCAAGTGTATTTCCGCTGAGTACAGATAAAACATTTTGGGAAACGATTGTCGATGCAGAGGCACAACCAGATACATTAAAGGTAAATTCCTGGGGAGAGAAGGTACCCTATTATGGCGCTGTCATCAAATCTGATATTTATCTGGGGAAATATAAACTTCCAAAGCAAAAAGCCTGGTATAATGAAAACAAAAGGCTACTTGATTTTAATAAAGGAGAAGGAATTACCGGAACAACAGGAAACGCTTATTTCTTTAATCATGTAATCATTATTGATTTCAAAAACAAACGGTTCGGAGTGGTAAAATAAAAATAAATTAAACATGACAACGATCAACATAACAAGGAGAAAGCAGCCGATAGGCTTTATAAATAAACTGACCGTTTCCACTAAGGAGGGGCAGTCTGCATCTTTAGAAGCAGGAGAAACCATTACGTTAAAAACAAATAGTCCAGTCGCTGAAATATATGTAAAACGCTTTTGGCGTGTTCAGGCTATAAAAGTAGACATTGCCGACAATAGCCCTTCAGGTATTGTCGATCTCGAATTGTTTTATGATTTGCCACTGGCAACCATGTATCTGATGTTGGCAATTTCCGTTATGCTGGTATATACCGCTTTGTCTGGTTTTTCATCCAAAAGGTATATCTCCATAAGCTTACTCTTAATACTTATTGCCTTGGTAGCTAAAACAAGGCAGGCTTCAATAAGGGTTAAACAATTACAAAGGTAATGGATGACGTTTTTAAAATATAGCACGCTTTGCCATTCTAAATTATGAGTAAAACAAATCAGCCTGCCGCACAAGAGGATAATAAATTTCAGTTAGAAAGAATAGCATTGTTTAGTGATGCCGTATTTGCCATTGCCATTACCCTTTTGATTATCGAAATAAGGATACCTGAGCTCCATTCAGATCGGCTAACGGATAGTGAACTTTTACAGCAACTGTTGCCTGTTACCACCAAGCTCATTGGTTTTCTGATCAGCTTCTTTGTAATAGGCTTGTATTGGTTTTCCCATCACCGTATGTTCGGCTATGTTATCCGCACTAATCATCGGCTATTGTGGAATAACCTCCTGTTCCTGCTTCCGATTGTAATAATGCCTTTCAGTACCTCTTTTCTTAGCGAATATTATTTTAACAGTAATCTCCGGATTCCGTTGGCGGTTTATACCGCAACGATTTCCCTGTCGGGATATTTCAGTTTTCGGCTATGGAAAATTATAGGTAACCCGGTAAATCATTTAAGTGAGCATTTACCCAAAGAAAAGTTGAGCTATAATATCACCAGGTCGCTAACAATTCCAATCGTTTTCATCTGCGCGCTACTCTTTTCTCTTGTTAACATTAAAATCTCTTATTTCATTCTGCCCCTGGCACCACTTGTTACCGGGTTGATCAAAGCCTGGTACGCAAAAAAGTATCCGGCAATGAAAGACGCCATGGAATAAAGATCAATAAAAGCCATAATTAAACATTATTTACCCTGGTTATTTTAAAATGAGAATACGATTATTTGCTGTGGCGTTACTTTTAAGTAGTATCAGCACCTGTGCACAAAAAACGGTTACTATTGAAGGTGCGCTGGATAAAGCTGTTAATTCAGAACCAGTACTGGTTTACAAGCCGGTGGATGGAAGGTTTAATGTATTCTTTACGGATACAGCAGCAGAGCGGACGATCCGGAACGGAAAATTTAAACTGGAGATCAATCTTTCCCAGAGTGGGTTTATCCGGTTACAGAGTAAAAGCCTGCCAAAACTCTATTTCTTTGCTGAGCCCGGTGAAAACATACAGATCAATTATCAAAAAAACAAAGATGGAGTTCTGGAACTGCAATTTTACGGGAAAAATGCTGGAGGGAATAACTTAATAGCCAGTAAGCAGTTATTGAATAACAGTAAAACGGATGAAGCGTTATTCCAGGCAACGCTTTCGAAAAGCAGCAAACTGAATGAAGTGGTTAATGGAATTGATGAAATTATAAAGGAACATACTACTCTTATACAACGCTGCTATCAGAATAAAACGATATCGGCAGTATGTTTAGCTGCACTGGTTGCTGAAACAGAGCAAAAAGCAATGGCCTGGATTGAAGGGATTCTCCTTGGCTATTTTCACAGAAATGAAAATATAATTAAAGAGATAAAGTTATCTGAAAGCGATTGCCAGGAGTTGATCAATATCCTTTACAAAAAATATGACCCCTTTAACCATCGTTATTTTAATACCACTACTGCCTTTGACAATGCGCATTCCAAGAGTGAGCTGATAAGATTAGGTATTGTTAAGGGGCATATGCCGCATGAAAATGCCTGGGGAGCTTACGATAAAGATTTTGAGCAAATCATCAACGAACTATCGGTTATCAATTTTGCACCAGACGAAGTACAATCAAATTTCATTGGCAATGCGCTGCTTATTGCTTCAGTATTTAAGCCGATGGACGAGATTACTTATGCCCGCATTTTACAAAAGTACATTCGCCGCTTTCCTGGTAGTGCCTACATAGCACTCCTCTCTGAAAGTTTTATCAGTGCCTACATGGCTAAAAATCAGGTGTCGCAGGCAATCCTGCAAAATAATGAACTGTTAAGCTTTAAGACCGCTGAAAATAAGTTGACAGTAAACCCGGCAAATGGTTTAGATACGATTACTCGGTTCCAGTCCATTATCAAAAATTGTTTTAAAGGAACACCTGTGTTTGTAGATTTTTGGGCATCCTGGTGTTCCCCTTGTTTAGCCGAATTCAGGTATGAACCCCAGTTGCATGAATTTTTAGCTGCAAATAATATCAAGATGCTATACATTTCTTTAGACAACACTGGTTTCAGAGAAAACTGGAAAAAGCTATTATCGAATTATAAACTGGATGGCTATCATTATCTGGCCAATCAACAGGTTAAAGCCAATGCCGAAAAAATGTTTCAGGGCATTCCCCGGTATATGCTGTTTGATAAAGATGGCAACCTCGTTGAAGCGAATGCACTAAGACCAAGTAGCGCACAAGACTTGTACAAACAGATTAAGGATAGGTTAAAATAGGAGAAGACAATACCGGAGGATCAATTTTGCAACAAATTGAACAGTTTCATTAACAAGCCAGGTAATGTTAATATACGAGTGCATGTCAAGTCTGATTCCGGGCATAGCCTTCTCCACCAATTGGACTTTATCATTTTCGAAAACTGTTTTACCGAATGCAAAAGCATCACCGATTTCCGCTAATTCGTAACTGGGATAGGGTACACAAAGGCTTTTTAAGCCATCAAAAACTTCCACGTGGTCGTTTTGATTTTTCGGGTTGCAAAAAAATACAACATTTCTTTTTGGACGATTTTTAATATTTCCAGTTTGCAAATTATCTAACAAATAGCCCAATAAATGTTGTTTTAGATTGGACTGTTTCAAACTGTTAACACAATTGTTGTTTTCTCCCTCTGGAATGTGTTACAGCGTTTGTCCCAATTCAATGTGGCGCGCATAAACGCTATCCAAAATCTTTTCTTCCATTGTTAAAGGCATTTAGCAAAAGATAGCCAGTTGCTGGTATATTGCCAGTATTAGCTAAAAACCGTACAGCTCAAGTTCACCAATCGCCAGTTTGCTTTTTTCAGGCTGAACATCCAATACCTTAATTTTTAAGTACCTGCTATCTTTACCTTCGTAAAATACAGGTTTATAATCCTGTCCCGAAACCTTTCTCTCCTTTATCAGATCAATCCAATGTATACCATCAGCAGATCCTGCCAGTGAATAAGTATACCAGTCGCTGTCTTTTCCCCAAATTAGGCGGCTGCCTCTTAAATTCACAGGTTTTCCCAAATCTATTTTTAAGGTAATGGGAAGCGATTCTCTTGAAACTGTTAAAATGCTTCTTGGATCACCATCAATCAATTTTTCCAGTCTGGAAGTAACTGTGCTTTCCGAAGAACTAAGCATGTCTGGTGTTAGTTTTATCATTGGAGGGAGTTCATCCGGTTTAGCAATTCTACCAATCGTATCGGTTATCTCAGCTTCATTTTTCCATTTTGGATGCTCGCCATCCCGCGCATAAATTCCTTTAAATGGAATGGTTGTAATCTTTGTGTTTGCCGATTTAATTCCCGGAGAGGAAGCGGTAATCAGGATGTCGCCGGCAGTTTCAAGCGTACGGATAATGCCATATCCTATTCCGCCTTCACTTTGTTGGCTGGAAATGTTTAACCTTGCCGAATTGGCACCAATCAAAGTTCCCTTCCCTGAAACCTTTAAGTTAAGCTGATAAGATTGCAGCTGGCTAGTATTGGTGATAACTGTCCCGTTTTTGTCGCATATTTTGATATATACCGGAACCATA is drawn from Pedobacter sp. HDW13 and contains these coding sequences:
- a CDS encoding TMEM175 family protein encodes the protein MSKTNQPAAQEDNKFQLERIALFSDAVFAIAITLLIIEIRIPELHSDRLTDSELLQQLLPVTTKLIGFLISFFVIGLYWFSHHRMFGYVIRTNHRLLWNNLLFLLPIVIMPFSTSFLSEYYFNSNLRIPLAVYTATISLSGYFSFRLWKIIGNPVNHLSEHLPKEKLSYNITRSLTIPIVFICALLFSLVNIKISYFILPLAPLVTGLIKAWYAKKYPAMKDAME
- a CDS encoding TlpA disulfide reductase family protein; this encodes MRIRLFAVALLLSSISTCAQKTVTIEGALDKAVNSEPVLVYKPVDGRFNVFFTDTAAERTIRNGKFKLEINLSQSGFIRLQSKSLPKLYFFAEPGENIQINYQKNKDGVLELQFYGKNAGGNNLIASKQLLNNSKTDEALFQATLSKSSKLNEVVNGIDEIIKEHTTLIQRCYQNKTISAVCLAALVAETEQKAMAWIEGILLGYFHRNENIIKEIKLSESDCQELINILYKKYDPFNHRYFNTTTAFDNAHSKSELIRLGIVKGHMPHENAWGAYDKDFEQIINELSVINFAPDEVQSNFIGNALLIASVFKPMDEITYARILQKYIRRFPGSAYIALLSESFISAYMAKNQVSQAILQNNELLSFKTAENKLTVNPANGLDTITRFQSIIKNCFKGTPVFVDFWASWCSPCLAEFRYEPQLHEFLAANNIKMLYISLDNTGFRENWKKLLSNYKLDGYHYLANQQVKANAEKMFQGIPRYMLFDKDGNLVEANALRPSSAQDLYKQIKDRLK